In a genomic window of Chaetodon auriga isolate fChaAug3 chromosome 1, fChaAug3.hap1, whole genome shotgun sequence:
- the LOC143324318 gene encoding poly(A) polymerase type 3-like translates to MSLFSQIETQAPPNTSKWYGITCPVSEALPEGDDLIQTRKLTEYIKSCGVYEDSVQLLHRKKVIKRLELLYKEWLKETCERMNVPEIVTAKVGGKIFPFGSFHLDVHSKGADVDVLCVGPGFITREDFFTSFFEKLKIQKEVKDIRAITEAIVPVIKLSYEGIEIDLIFALVSQRSIPENFSLLDDKLLCNMDKRCARSVNGYRVSEEILRQVPNVHTFRVTLRAIKLWAKRRNIYSNALGFLGGVSWAILVARICQLYPNATASTLVAKFFKVYSMWEWPIPVRLKVVEDLRFNLPFWDPKFNRVDRCHLMPIITPTYPQQNTSCNVSPSTFTIIMEEIHRGHAIAEEIQRKTADWPKLFESPDFFGKYEHYTVLQASSATEKQHLEWVGLLESKIRLLVGSLERNRIVSLAHINQTSITAPLNDKDKGGLSTTWYIGLLLNMEESKSITKDLNISLMTFIDTMYGMAKQTKIHQEGMNLFATYARKKKPSWVFSPKPEPALSNQTSATVVPVHPAAATTVQAATKRKGFFDAVMPAKRCRVDKASYFTPSTKGTSSDGSSSAISLCQSQSPSANSQSTKRPGTPESEPPAKKVKLDLSLPTVELSDLPLCPNKPVPAVKQPIKLTLVRRN, encoded by the exons ATGTCCCTTTTCAGCCAAATAGAGACTCAAGCTCCACCAAACACCTCCAAATGGTACGGAATCACTTGTCCTGTCAGTGAGGCTCTGCCTGAGGGGGATGACTTGATTCAGACCAGGAAACTGACTGAATATATCAAGTCATGTGGTGTATATGAGGACAGCGTGCAGCTTCTTCACAG AAAGAAGGTCATCAAAAGACTGGAGTTGCTGTATAAGGAGTGGCTCAAAGAAACCTGTGAACGAATG aaTGTACCTGAAATAGTGACAGCCAAAGTCGGAGGCAAGATCTTTCCATTTGGCTCTTTTCATCTGGACGTCCACTCCAAAG GCGCTGATGTTGATGTCCTTTGTGTTGGACCTGGATTCATAACCAGAGAAGACTTCTTCACTTCCTTCTTCGAGAAGCTGAAGATTCAGAAGGAGGTTAAAGACATACGG GCCATTACAGAGGCGATTGTCCCAGTCATAAAACTCTCCTATGAAGGGATTGAG ATTGACTTAATCTTTGCCCTGGTGTCACAGAGGAGCATTCCTGAAAATTTCAGCCTCCTCGATGACAAACTGTTGTGCAACATGGACAAACGCTGTGCCAGGAGTGTCAATG GCTACAGAGTTTCAGAGGAGATCCTCAGGCAGGTGCCCAACGTTCACACCTTCAGGGTGACTCTGAGAGCCATCAAGCTGTGGGCCAAAC GACGCAACATTTACTCTAATGCACTGGGCTTCTTGGGCGGCGTGTCATGGGCCATACTGGTCGCCAGGATTTGTCAACTGTACCCAAACGCCACAGCGTCCACCCTGGTGGCCAAATTCTTCAAAGTCTACTCCATGTG GGAGTGGCCAATCCCAGTCCGTCTGAAGGTAGTGGAAGACCTCCGCTTCAACCTTCCTTTTTGGGATCCCAAG TTTAATCGAGTCGACCGCTGCCACCTGATGCCCATCATCACTCCAACGTACCCACAGCAAAACACGAGCTGTAACGTGTctccctccaccttcaccaTTATAATGGAGGAGATACATCGAG GTCACGCCATCGCTGAGGAgattcagaggaaaacagctgaCTGGCCCAAACTGTTTGAAAGTCCAGACTTTTTTGGGAAATACGA GCATTACACCGTGCTGCAAGCATCCTCagccacagagaagcagcatctTGAATG GGTTGGCCTGCTGGAGTCAAAGATCAGACTCCTGGTGGGATCTCTGGAGAGAAACAGGATCGTTTCTCTGGCCCACATCAACCAAACGTCCATCACTGCACCCCTGAACGACAAAGACAA aggGGGACTGAGCACAACATGGTACATCGGGCTTCTGCTGAACATGGAGGAGTCTAAAAGCATCACAAAAGACCTGAACATCAGCCTCATGACCTTCATTGACACaa TGTACGGCATGGCAAAGCAGACTAAAATACATCAAGAGGGAATGAATCTCTTTGCCACATACGCCAGGAAGAAAAAGCCGAGCTGGGTTTTCAGTCCAAAACCGGAGCCTGCACTGAGCAACCAAACCTCTGCCACTGTAGTGCCCGTTCACCCAGCAGCTGCCACCACAGTCCAAGCAGCcacaaagagaaaaggctttttTGACGCTGTGATGCCAGCGAAGAGATGCAGAGTTGACAAG GCATCATATTTTACTCCATCCACTAAAGGCACCTCGTCTGATGGGTCCTCCTCAGCGATCTCACTCTGTCAGAGTCAGTCTCCCAGTGCCAActcacaaagcacaaagagacCTGGCACTCCTGAGTCTGAGCCACCGGCCAAAAAAGTCAAACTTGACCTG AGTCTGCCCACTGTGGAGCTCTCTGACTTGCCTCTCTGCCCCAACAAGCCTGTCCCAGCGGTGAAACAGCCCATAAAACTGACGCTTGTCAG GCGTAACTAA